One stretch of Streptomyces sp. A2-16 DNA includes these proteins:
- a CDS encoding IclR family transcriptional regulator: protein MSQTVDRALSILPLLAEGPADLGQVADRLGVHKSTALRLLRTLHEHGMVYRQSDQRYRLGARLIALAQEAMENLDIREIAHPHLVRLNEQCGHTVHLAVYEEAEVLYIDKVESRYPVRMYSRIGKPVAITVAAVAKLLLADLPEAERHALADKLEYPLYTARSTPNAPAFLKELERVREQGWATDLGGHEESINCVAAPVRGADGRVVAAMSVSAPNVVVTAEELLTLLPQVRRTADAISGEYSGRTTPKDPV from the coding sequence ATGAGCCAGACCGTCGACCGAGCACTCAGCATCCTGCCGCTGCTCGCCGAGGGCCCCGCCGACCTCGGCCAGGTCGCCGACCGCCTCGGTGTCCACAAGTCCACCGCGCTGCGCCTCCTGCGCACCCTGCACGAACACGGCATGGTCTACCGCCAGTCCGACCAGCGCTACCGCCTCGGCGCCCGGCTCATCGCGCTCGCCCAGGAGGCGATGGAGAACCTCGACATCCGGGAGATCGCCCACCCCCACCTCGTACGGCTGAACGAGCAGTGCGGACACACCGTCCACCTCGCCGTGTACGAGGAGGCCGAGGTGCTCTACATCGACAAGGTCGAGAGCCGCTACCCGGTGCGGATGTACTCGCGGATCGGCAAACCGGTCGCCATCACCGTCGCCGCGGTCGCCAAACTGCTGCTCGCCGACCTTCCCGAGGCCGAGCGGCACGCCCTCGCCGACAAGCTCGAATACCCCCTGTACACGGCCCGTTCGACCCCCAACGCCCCCGCCTTCCTCAAGGAGCTGGAGCGGGTGCGCGAACAGGGCTGGGCCACCGACCTCGGCGGCCACGAGGAGTCCATCAACTGTGTCGCGGCCCCTGTCCGGGGCGCCGACGGCAGGGTCGTCGCCGCGATGTCGGTCTCCGCGCCGAACGTCGTCGTCACCGCCGAGGAACTCCTCACCCTCCTCCCACAGGTCCGCCGTACGGCCGATGCCATCAGCGGCGAGTACTCCGGCAGAACCACACCAAAGGACCCCGTATGA
- a CDS encoding substrate-binding domain-containing protein, with amino-acid sequence MRRIAGIVLAVLLIGGVVAAVVAGRGNEDKGTATKTVRAVIGSEKAEFFEDPDVVKALAAKGYTVKAETSGSWAMEGLDLGGYDFAFPSSQAPAAELAAKHKVRGTLPRPFYSPLVVVAHRGAAGVLAGNGLATLDAEHRGTLRMAAYLDAAREDRTWQQLKGADRYGELTGTLYLSSTDPETSNSGALYLAAASYVANGGKVVASGTEVRRTTPLLHKLVSVQGAQQSSSDAAFRDFVSGAGNPLVLVYESQVASLLADGQHPDDLVVLYPDTTVNSDHTVVPLTEDGQALAELLSSDPRLRKLEVRHGFRPQGEATEFASATTYLQQELTGVRQAPVPTSAVLHELARRARG; translated from the coding sequence GTGAGACGAATAGCAGGAATCGTCCTCGCGGTTCTGCTGATCGGCGGCGTGGTGGCAGCCGTCGTGGCGGGCCGTGGCAATGAGGACAAGGGCACGGCAACGAAGACCGTGCGCGCAGTGATCGGGTCCGAGAAGGCGGAGTTCTTCGAGGATCCCGACGTGGTGAAGGCCCTGGCCGCCAAGGGCTACACCGTGAAGGCCGAGACCTCCGGGTCCTGGGCCATGGAGGGGCTGGACCTGGGCGGGTACGACTTCGCCTTCCCGTCCAGCCAGGCGCCGGCCGCCGAACTCGCCGCGAAGCACAAGGTACGGGGGACCCTCCCCCGCCCCTTCTACTCGCCCCTCGTCGTCGTGGCGCACCGAGGCGCCGCCGGGGTCCTCGCAGGCAACGGCCTGGCCACGCTGGACGCGGAACACCGCGGCACCCTCAGGATGGCCGCCTATCTCGACGCGGCCCGCGAGGACCGCACCTGGCAGCAGCTCAAGGGCGCGGACAGGTACGGGGAGTTGACCGGCACCCTCTACCTCTCCAGCACCGACCCGGAGACCTCCAACTCCGGCGCCCTCTACCTCGCCGCCGCCTCCTACGTGGCGAACGGCGGCAAGGTCGTCGCGAGCGGCACCGAGGTCCGAAGGACGACTCCCCTGCTGCACAAGCTCGTCAGCGTGCAGGGTGCCCAGCAGTCCAGCTCCGACGCGGCCTTCCGGGACTTCGTCAGCGGCGCCGGCAACCCGCTGGTCCTGGTCTACGAGTCCCAGGTCGCCTCGCTCCTCGCGGACGGACAGCACCCCGACGACCTGGTCGTCCTCTACCCGGACACCACGGTCAACAGCGACCACACGGTCGTACCGCTGACCGAGGACGGCCAGGCCCTCGCCGAACTCCTGTCCAGTGACCCGCGGTTGCGGAAGCTGGAGGTCAGGCACGGGTTCCGGCCGCAGGGCGAGGCCACCGAGTTCGCCTCGGCCACCACCTATCTCCAGCAGGAACTGACCGGCGTCCGCCAGGCGCCCGTGCCCACCTCCGCGGTGCTGCACGAGCTGGCGCGACGGGCGCGCGGATAA
- a CDS encoding D-aminoacylase — protein MEELVIRDADVVDGSGAPSYRADVVVDGGRIVSIVKEAADAGCQRPKARRELDAEGLVLSPGFIDMHAHSDLALLRDPDHSAKAAQGVTLEVLGQDGLSYAPVDDRTLEEVRRAITGWNGSGDDIDFDWRSVGEYLDRLDRGIAVNAAYLIPQGTVRALVVGWEDREATGQELARMRRLVAEGMEQGALGMSSGLTYTPGMYAPDAELTELCRVVAEYGGYYCPHHRSYGAGALEAYEEMVALSREAGCALHLAHATMNFGVNKGRAPELLALLDEALASGADISLDTYPYTPGSTTLAALLPSWAGEGGPEAVLKRLADDDTAERIRHHLEELGADGCHGVPVEWDTVEISGVGDLAFADYVGRTVAESARARGESPWTTARGLLLADRLAPSILQHVGHEENVRTIMRHPVHTGGSDGILQGAKPHPRAYGTFPRYLGTYVRELGVLSLEECVAHLTSRPASRLRLPDRGLVREGYRADLVLFDPLTVAPGSTFEEPRRLPAGIPHVLVDGRFVIEDGARTDVLAGRAVRRSPM, from the coding sequence ATGGAAGAGCTCGTCATCCGGGACGCTGACGTGGTCGACGGCAGCGGCGCCCCCTCCTACCGCGCCGACGTGGTGGTCGACGGCGGCCGGATCGTCTCGATCGTCAAGGAGGCGGCCGACGCGGGCTGCCAACGCCCGAAGGCCCGGCGCGAGTTGGACGCAGAGGGCCTCGTCCTGTCCCCCGGCTTCATCGACATGCACGCCCATAGCGACCTGGCCCTGCTGCGCGACCCCGACCACAGTGCCAAGGCCGCGCAGGGCGTCACGCTCGAAGTGCTGGGCCAGGACGGGCTGTCGTACGCCCCGGTCGACGACCGCACCCTGGAGGAGGTCCGCCGCGCCATCACCGGGTGGAACGGCTCCGGCGACGACATCGACTTCGACTGGCGGTCGGTCGGCGAGTACCTGGACCGCCTGGACCGCGGGATCGCCGTCAACGCGGCCTATCTGATTCCCCAGGGCACGGTCCGCGCGCTCGTCGTCGGCTGGGAGGACCGCGAGGCGACCGGTCAGGAGCTGGCCCGGATGCGCCGGTTGGTCGCGGAGGGCATGGAGCAGGGCGCGCTCGGCATGTCGTCGGGCCTGACCTACACGCCCGGCATGTACGCCCCGGACGCCGAACTGACCGAGCTGTGCCGGGTGGTGGCCGAGTACGGCGGCTACTACTGCCCGCACCACCGCTCGTACGGGGCGGGCGCCCTCGAGGCGTACGAGGAGATGGTCGCCCTGAGCCGGGAGGCCGGCTGCGCCCTGCACCTCGCCCACGCCACCATGAACTTCGGTGTGAACAAGGGCCGGGCACCCGAGCTGCTCGCCCTCCTGGACGAGGCGCTGGCGTCGGGCGCGGACATCAGCCTGGACACCTACCCCTACACCCCCGGCTCCACGACCCTCGCGGCCCTGCTGCCGAGCTGGGCGGGCGAGGGCGGTCCCGAGGCGGTCCTGAAGCGGCTGGCGGACGACGACACGGCCGAGCGCATACGGCACCACCTGGAGGAGCTCGGCGCCGACGGCTGCCACGGCGTGCCCGTCGAGTGGGACACCGTCGAGATCTCGGGAGTCGGCGACCTGGCCTTCGCGGACTACGTGGGCCGTACGGTCGCGGAGTCGGCCCGCGCGCGGGGCGAGAGCCCCTGGACGACCGCCCGCGGGCTGCTGCTCGCCGACCGGCTGGCCCCGTCGATCCTCCAGCACGTCGGCCACGAGGAGAACGTCCGGACGATCATGCGGCACCCGGTGCACACCGGCGGCTCCGACGGCATCCTGCAGGGCGCCAAGCCGCATCCGCGGGCGTACGGCACGTTCCCGCGCTATCTCGGCACGTACGTGCGGGAGTTGGGGGTGCTGTCCCTGGAGGAGTGCGTCGCGCACCTGACCTCGCGCCCGGCGTCCCGGCTGCGCCTGCCGGACCGCGGCCTGGTCAGGGAGGGGTACCGCGCGGACCTGGTCCTGTTCGACCCGCTGACGGTGGCACCGGGTTCGACGTTCGAGGAGCCGCGCCGGTTGCCGGCGGGCATCCCCCACGTCCTGGTCGACGGCCGGTTCGTGATCGAGGACGGCGCAAGGACGGATGTGCTGGCGGGCAGGGCGGTCCGTCGCAGTCCCATGTGA
- a CDS encoding serine protease gives MRKPLVAALSALALAGIGAAPAVAAEPAASGVGKSVDTDTPVSVVKDVVTSATSTLSQVTSPKLQAVTLAGTVSLSNCSGSVIRFPNSLDTDPALVLSNGHCLTTGFPEPGEVLTNQASSRTFGLLNSSGTRVATLRASKLAYGTMTDTDVSIYQLTSTYASIKSSYNISPLTVQDTHPTAGTAITVASGYWKRLYSCNIDGFVYRLKEGDWTWKDSVRYTSACQTIGGTSGSPVIDQATGKVVAVNNTGNEDGQRCTENNPCEVDANGNVTVREGINYAQEIYNIPACFTTGNQLNLNASSCTLPKP, from the coding sequence ATGAGAAAGCCTCTCGTCGCCGCGCTCAGCGCCCTGGCCCTGGCCGGGATAGGCGCGGCACCCGCGGTCGCCGCCGAGCCCGCCGCATCCGGCGTCGGCAAGAGCGTGGACACCGACACCCCCGTCTCCGTGGTCAAGGACGTGGTCACGTCCGCCACCTCGACCCTGTCCCAGGTCACGTCACCGAAGCTGCAGGCCGTGACCCTCGCCGGGACCGTCTCGCTCAGCAACTGCTCCGGCTCGGTCATCCGGTTCCCGAACTCCCTGGACACCGACCCGGCGCTGGTCCTCAGCAACGGGCACTGCCTCACCACTGGCTTCCCCGAGCCGGGCGAGGTGCTCACCAACCAGGCCTCCAGCCGGACCTTCGGGCTGCTCAACTCCTCCGGCACCCGGGTCGCCACGCTGCGCGCCAGCAAGCTCGCCTACGGGACGATGACCGACACGGACGTCTCGATCTACCAGCTCACCAGCACCTACGCGTCGATCAAGAGCTCGTACAACATCTCCCCGCTCACCGTGCAGGACACCCACCCGACCGCCGGGACCGCGATCACCGTGGCCTCCGGCTACTGGAAGCGGCTCTACAGCTGCAACATCGACGGGTTCGTGTACCGCCTGAAGGAGGGCGACTGGACCTGGAAGGACTCGGTCCGTTACACCTCCGCCTGCCAGACCATCGGCGGCACCTCGGGCTCGCCCGTCATCGACCAGGCCACCGGCAAGGTCGTCGCCGTCAACAACACCGGCAACGAGGACGGCCAGCGCTGCACGGAGAACAACCCGTGCGAGGTCGACGCGAACGGCAACGTCACCGTCCGCGAGGGCATCAACTACGCCCAGGAGATCTACAACATCCCGGCCTGCTTCACCACCGGCAACCAGCTCAACCTGAACGCGAGCAGCTGCACCCTGCCCAAGCCGTAA
- a CDS encoding gluconate:H+ symporter: protein MSLPLAAATETPPHTGGLLLLVDGTAGLLTVAALGIALLLLLIIKARLQPFVALLGVSIAVGLLAGLSVTELFGTVQRSDAVSTIESGMGGILGHVAIIIGLGTMLGAILEVSGGAEVLASRLLNLFGEKRAPLAMGLTGLIFGIPVFFDVGIFVLAPIVYAAAKRSGRSILLYCLPLLAGLSMTHAFLPPHPGPVAAAGLLHVDLGWVILMGIVCGIPAVLAAWAYSAWIGRRIFVAVPQDMVEAAAEAKQAVIEEQRTQGVVPREDPVPLATVLGIIGTPLVLILAATFSSIALDPSTGRSVVEFFGSPFVALTIALVLAYYLLGIRRGWSRKSLETVSTASLKPVGNILLVVGAGGVFGAVLKASGVAQALSDTFNDVGLPVIVLSYLISVVLRVAQGSATVAIVTTAGIVAPLLSEGHHSQAFVALVIMAVSAGSIFASHVNDGGFWMVAKYFGISERDTLRTWTVLETVLSVAGFLVAAVLSLFV from the coding sequence ATGTCGCTACCGCTCGCCGCGGCCACCGAGACACCCCCGCACACCGGTGGACTGCTCCTCCTCGTCGACGGCACCGCGGGCCTCCTCACGGTCGCCGCCCTCGGTATCGCCCTGCTGCTCCTCCTGATCATCAAGGCGAGACTCCAGCCCTTCGTCGCCCTGCTCGGCGTCTCCATAGCCGTCGGCCTGCTCGCGGGTCTCTCGGTCACCGAACTCTTCGGCACGGTCCAGCGGTCGGACGCCGTGTCCACCATCGAGTCCGGGATGGGCGGCATCCTCGGCCATGTCGCGATCATCATCGGCCTCGGCACCATGCTCGGCGCGATCCTCGAAGTCAGCGGCGGCGCCGAGGTGCTGGCGTCCCGGCTGCTGAACCTCTTCGGCGAGAAGCGCGCGCCCCTCGCGATGGGCCTGACCGGACTGATCTTCGGTATCCCGGTCTTCTTCGACGTCGGCATCTTCGTCCTCGCGCCGATCGTGTACGCGGCGGCCAAGCGCAGCGGCAGGTCGATCCTGCTCTACTGCCTGCCGCTGCTGGCGGGCCTGTCCATGACCCACGCCTTCCTGCCCCCGCACCCGGGCCCGGTCGCGGCCGCCGGTCTGCTCCACGTGGACCTCGGCTGGGTGATCCTCATGGGCATCGTCTGCGGCATCCCGGCGGTGCTGGCCGCGTGGGCGTACTCCGCGTGGATCGGCCGCCGCATCTTCGTCGCCGTCCCGCAGGACATGGTGGAGGCGGCCGCCGAGGCCAAGCAGGCGGTCATCGAGGAGCAGCGGACCCAGGGGGTCGTGCCGCGCGAGGACCCCGTGCCCCTCGCCACGGTCCTCGGCATCATCGGGACGCCCCTGGTCCTGATCCTCGCCGCCACGTTCTCCTCGATCGCGCTCGACCCCTCCACCGGCCGCTCGGTCGTCGAGTTCTTCGGCAGCCCCTTCGTGGCCCTGACGATCGCCCTGGTCCTCGCGTACTACCTCCTCGGCATCCGCCGCGGCTGGTCCCGCAAGTCCCTGGAGACGGTGTCGACGGCGTCCCTCAAGCCGGTCGGCAACATCCTGCTCGTCGTCGGCGCGGGCGGGGTCTTCGGCGCGGTCCTGAAGGCCAGCGGGGTGGCCCAGGCCCTCTCGGACACCTTCAACGACGTCGGTCTGCCGGTGATCGTGCTGTCGTACCTGATCTCGGTGGTCCTGCGCGTCGCCCAGGGCTCGGCGACCGTCGCGATCGTGACGACGGCGGGCATCGTGGCGCCGCTGCTGTCCGAGGGCCACCACTCCCAGGCCTTCGTCGCCCTCGTCATCATGGCCGTCTCGGCCGGCTCCATCTTCGCCTCGCACGTCAACGACGGCGGCTTCTGGATGGTCGCCAAGTACTTCGGCATCAGCGAGCGGGACACCCTCAGGACCTGGACCGTGCTGGAGACGGTGCTGTCGGTGGCCGGCTTCCTGGTGGCCGCGGTGCTGAGCCTGTTCGTGTAG
- a CDS encoding pyridoxal phosphate-dependent aminotransferase — MQVIQSTKLANVCYEIRGPVLEEAMRLEAAGHRILKLNTGNPAAFGFEAPPEILEDVLRNVSTAHGYGDAKGLLAARRAVVMHNQTIGIETDVEHVFIGNGVSELIVMAMQGLLDDGDEVLVPAPDYPLWTAAVSLSGGTAVHYRCDEQSDWMPDLADVERKVTDRTKALVIINPNNPTGAVYDETMIKGLTDIARRHNLLVCSDEIYDKILYDGATHTPTAAVAPDLLTLTFNGMSKAYRVAGYRVGWMSISGPRAHADSYIEGLTVLANMRLCANMPGQHGVVAALSGRQSINDLVLPGGRLVEQRDVAYELLTQIPGVSCVKPKGALYLFPRLDPKVFKIKDDRRMVLDLLRQEKIMVVQGSGFNWPEPDHFRVVTLPTVGDLRDAVGRIGNFLDGYGQP; from the coding sequence ATGCAGGTGATCCAGTCGACCAAGCTCGCCAATGTCTGTTACGAGATCCGGGGCCCGGTTCTCGAGGAGGCGATGCGCCTGGAAGCGGCCGGGCACCGCATCCTCAAGCTGAACACGGGCAACCCCGCCGCCTTCGGGTTCGAGGCGCCGCCGGAGATCCTCGAGGACGTCCTCCGGAACGTGTCGACGGCCCACGGGTACGGAGACGCGAAGGGCCTGCTGGCCGCACGCCGGGCCGTCGTCATGCACAACCAGACCATCGGCATCGAGACCGACGTCGAGCACGTCTTCATCGGCAACGGCGTCTCCGAGCTGATCGTGATGGCCATGCAGGGCCTGCTCGACGACGGCGACGAGGTCCTCGTCCCGGCCCCGGACTACCCCCTGTGGACTGCAGCGGTCTCCCTCTCCGGCGGCACGGCCGTCCACTACCGCTGCGACGAGCAGTCGGACTGGATGCCCGACCTCGCGGACGTGGAGCGGAAGGTCACCGACCGCACCAAGGCGCTCGTCATCATCAACCCCAACAACCCCACGGGCGCGGTCTACGACGAGACCATGATCAAGGGGCTGACGGACATCGCCCGCCGGCACAACCTGCTGGTCTGCTCGGACGAGATCTACGACAAGATCCTCTACGACGGCGCCACCCACACCCCGACCGCCGCCGTCGCCCCCGATCTGCTGACCCTCACCTTCAACGGCATGTCCAAGGCGTACCGGGTCGCGGGCTACCGGGTGGGCTGGATGTCGATCTCCGGCCCACGCGCGCACGCCGACTCCTACATCGAGGGCCTGACCGTCCTCGCCAACATGCGCCTGTGCGCGAACATGCCGGGACAGCACGGAGTGGTCGCCGCGCTCAGCGGACGGCAGTCGATCAACGACCTCGTCCTGCCGGGCGGGCGGCTCGTCGAGCAGCGTGACGTGGCGTACGAGCTGCTGACGCAGATCCCCGGCGTGAGCTGTGTGAAGCCGAAGGGGGCGCTGTACCTCTTCCCGCGGCTCGACCCCAAGGTCTTCAAGATCAAGGACGACCGGCGGATGGTCCTGGACCTGCTGCGCCAGGAGAAGATCATGGTCGTCCAGGGCTCCGGCTTCAACTGGCCCGAGCCCGATCACTTCCGGGTGGTCACCTTGCCGACGGTCGGCGATCTGCGGGACGCGGTGGGGCGGATCGGGAACTTCCTGGACGGGTACGGCCAGCCGTAG
- a CDS encoding RidA family protein: protein MTDKIALTPKTHTTPPAKFSHGVRKGNILQVAGQVGFLPAEEGKAPTPAGPTLREQTLQTLANVKAILEEGGASWDDVMMIRVYLTDVDHFAEMNSIYNTYFEEQGLTAPPAARTTVYVGLPAGLLIEIDALAVLG, encoded by the coding sequence ATGACGGACAAGATCGCGCTCACCCCCAAGACCCACACCACCCCGCCCGCGAAGTTCTCCCACGGGGTGAGGAAGGGCAACATCCTCCAGGTCGCAGGGCAGGTCGGCTTCCTGCCGGCCGAGGAGGGCAAGGCCCCGACGCCCGCCGGGCCCACCCTGCGCGAGCAGACCCTGCAGACCCTCGCCAACGTCAAGGCGATCCTGGAGGAGGGCGGCGCCTCCTGGGACGACGTGATGATGATCCGCGTCTATCTGACCGACGTGGACCACTTCGCCGAGATGAACTCGATCTACAACACCTACTTCGAGGAGCAGGGCCTCACCGCGCCCCCGGCCGCCCGCACGACGGTCTACGTCGGCCTGCCCGCCGGACTCCTCATCGAGATCGACGCGCTCGCCGTCCTCGGCTGA
- a CDS encoding amino acid deaminase, with amino-acid sequence MSGTEALARLAEERVDHRFKGLPPDADGLTVAELTAQRRNLFTDGFATPVLALSAERLDHNLRLMETYAARHGLAFAPHGKTTMAPQLFRRQIEHGAWGITLAVPHQVRVARAFGIERVFLANELVDPAALRWIAGELASDADFRFVCYVDSVRGVELMDAALRGTSRPLDVVVELAAGEGARTGIRTEAECAAVADAVAATGTLRLVGVAGYEGEVPQANPERVHAWLRRLVALAADFDKAGRFAGAAPDEIVVSAGGSAWFDAVADVFAEIPELSRPVLKLLRSGAYVSHDDGHYRKVTPFNRISEEGALEPAFRLWTQVVSRPSPGQAFTNAGKRDAAYDLDLPFAQVVRRDGIERPATGIEVTALSDQHAWLTTAPEADVEVGDWLGLGLSHPCTSFDKWQLIPVAEADGTVVEYIRTFF; translated from the coding sequence GTGTCCGGTACCGAAGCGCTCGCCCGCCTCGCGGAGGAACGTGTCGACCACCGCTTCAAGGGCCTCCCCCCGGACGCGGACGGACTGACCGTGGCCGAGCTGACGGCCCAGCGCCGCAACCTCTTCACCGACGGCTTCGCGACGCCCGTTCTGGCCCTGTCCGCCGAGCGCCTCGACCACAACCTCCGGCTCATGGAGACGTACGCCGCCCGCCACGGCCTCGCCTTCGCCCCGCACGGCAAGACGACCATGGCCCCCCAGCTCTTCCGGCGCCAGATCGAGCACGGCGCCTGGGGCATCACCCTGGCCGTGCCCCATCAGGTACGGGTCGCCCGCGCCTTCGGCATCGAGCGGGTCTTCCTCGCCAACGAGCTCGTGGATCCGGCGGCGCTGCGCTGGATCGCCGGGGAGCTCGCGAGCGACGCGGACTTCCGCTTCGTCTGCTACGTCGACTCCGTCCGCGGGGTCGAGCTGATGGACGCGGCCCTGCGCGGCACCTCCCGCCCCCTGGACGTCGTCGTGGAACTCGCCGCCGGTGAGGGCGCCCGCACCGGGATCCGCACCGAGGCGGAGTGCGCGGCCGTCGCCGACGCGGTCGCGGCCACCGGGACGCTGCGGCTGGTCGGCGTCGCCGGGTACGAGGGCGAGGTCCCGCAGGCGAACCCGGAGCGTGTGCACGCCTGGCTGCGCCGGCTCGTCGCCCTGGCCGCCGACTTCGACAAGGCGGGACGGTTCGCCGGAGCGGCACCGGACGAGATCGTGGTCAGCGCGGGTGGCAGCGCCTGGTTCGACGCGGTCGCCGACGTCTTCGCCGAGATCCCCGAACTGTCCCGGCCCGTCCTGAAGCTGCTCCGCTCCGGCGCCTACGTCTCGCACGACGACGGCCACTACCGCAAGGTGACCCCCTTCAACCGGATCTCCGAGGAGGGCGCGCTGGAGCCCGCGTTCCGCCTGTGGACACAGGTCGTCTCCCGCCCCTCCCCCGGCCAGGCCTTCACCAACGCGGGCAAGCGGGACGCCGCCTACGACCTCGACCTTCCCTTCGCCCAGGTGGTCCGAAGGGACGGCATCGAGCGCCCGGCCACCGGCATCGAGGTGACCGCCCTCTCCGACCAGCACGCCTGGCTGACCACCGCCCCGGAGGCCGATGTGGAGGTCGGCGACTGGCTGGGCCTCGGCCTCTCCCACCCGTGCACGTCCTTCGACAAGTGGCAGCTGATCCCGGTCGCCGAGGCCGACGGCACGGTTGTCGAATACATCCGTACGTTCTTCTAG
- a CDS encoding sugar kinase: MNAPDAVDVVALGESMVTFLPSRPGRLAEVPSFERGIGGAESNVACVLAAAGHSVRWVSRVGADGFGDHLVETIGGYGVDVSAVGRDASRPTGVYFRTAQDRASDGHEVAYYRAGSAASAMSVANVDPSVVRAGRVLHLSGITAALSAGCLELLRELTAPGEGRPLISFDVNHRAGLWRDDDGPRVLLELARGADIVFVGEDEAEEAWGVTGGPAAIRAVLPEPGVLVVKQGGKGATAFVTPSAPPAPSAPPALFAPPAPPAPPAPHPRHRSASAFVPALAVDVVATTGAGDAFAAGFLSATLRHLPLRDRLRYGHLWAAAALTVPGDLAAPPSRAHADRLVAAGDDTWGTLRLGPGWTQADPAPEEVRTP; the protein is encoded by the coding sequence GTGAATGCCCCCGACGCCGTGGACGTCGTCGCGCTCGGCGAGTCCATGGTCACGTTCCTGCCCAGCCGCCCGGGACGGCTCGCCGAAGTGCCGTCCTTCGAGCGGGGAATCGGGGGCGCGGAGTCCAACGTCGCGTGTGTTCTCGCGGCGGCCGGTCATTCCGTGCGCTGGGTCAGCCGGGTCGGGGCCGACGGGTTCGGGGATCACCTGGTCGAGACGATCGGCGGGTACGGGGTCGACGTCTCCGCCGTGGGACGGGACGCGTCGCGGCCCACGGGCGTGTACTTCCGTACGGCACAGGACCGGGCGTCGGACGGCCATGAGGTCGCCTACTACCGGGCCGGTTCCGCGGCTTCTGCGATGTCCGTGGCCAACGTGGACCCGTCGGTGGTGCGGGCCGGGCGGGTGCTGCACCTCTCGGGGATCACGGCCGCGTTGTCGGCCGGGTGCCTGGAGTTGCTGCGCGAGCTGACGGCGCCCGGTGAGGGACGCCCCTTGATCTCCTTCGACGTCAATCACCGGGCCGGGCTGTGGCGGGACGACGACGGTCCGCGGGTGCTGCTGGAGCTGGCGCGCGGGGCCGACATCGTGTTCGTGGGGGAGGACGAGGCGGAGGAGGCGTGGGGCGTCACGGGCGGCCCGGCGGCGATCCGCGCGGTGCTGCCCGAGCCGGGGGTGCTGGTGGTGAAGCAGGGCGGGAAGGGCGCCACCGCTTTCGTGACACCCTCCGCACCTCCCGCACCTTCTGCACCTCCCGCACTCTTCGCACCTCCCGCACCTCCCGCACCTCCCGCACCCCACCCTCGGCACCGGTCGGCGTCCGCCTTCGTACCCGCCCTCGCCGTCGACGTCGTGGCCACCACCGGCGCCGGCGACGCCTTCGCGGCAGGATTCCTCTCCGCGACCCTCCGCCACCTCCCCCTCCGCGACCGCCTGAGGTACGGCCACCTCTGGGCCGCAGCCGCCCTCACCGTCCCCGGTGACCTGGCGGCACCCCCCTCCCGCGCGCACGCCGACCGCCTCGTCGCCGCCGGGGACGACACGTGGGGGACACTTCGACTCGGCCCCGGCTGGACGCAAGCCGACCCGGCCCCGGAGGAGGTACGCACCCCATGA